One Gemmatimonadota bacterium genomic region harbors:
- a CDS encoding amidohydrolase family protein, whose product MMRRFLWGAAFAAAPVAGAQAPVVITNTSIVDVETGRVRAGQSIRVEGNRIREIGPTGQLRVPAGARVVDGTGRFVIPGLWDMHVHATGFGIDRLFQPVLVANGVTGMRDMWGQLAAADSMRAAIARGEVVGPRTVISGHILDAAPAIWPGSLGIKGADAARRAVDSLAKAGAAFIKVYSRLNEEEFRAAGEQAKRNGLHFAGHVPSLVTVDEAVAQGMRTIEHLQQFTTACSSREAELRQQYRDAVASPKSWDSAAVMGRAQLSIQVETFDAARCAALATRVARSETWLVPTFTVLRSVAYLDDSTLKQDPRLAYIPKFFSASWDPKQDFRFRAITPQGWADRKRIYARQLEIGRLMHRAGVKFLAGTDLSNPWIFPGSSLHDELAHFVAIGMTPLQALQTATLNPARFYAAVDSMGTVGVNKVADLVVLDGNPLVDIRNVTRVFAVVANGRLIDPQQRAALLKDAEARAK is encoded by the coding sequence ATGATGCGACGCTTCCTTTGGGGCGCGGCCTTCGCTGCGGCTCCTGTGGCCGGTGCGCAGGCACCGGTGGTGATCACGAACACCTCGATCGTGGACGTCGAGACGGGGCGCGTGCGCGCGGGTCAATCCATTCGCGTCGAAGGAAATCGCATTCGCGAGATCGGGCCCACGGGGCAGTTGCGCGTCCCGGCTGGTGCGCGCGTGGTGGACGGCACGGGGCGCTTTGTCATCCCCGGGCTCTGGGACATGCACGTGCACGCCACCGGCTTCGGTATCGATCGCCTGTTCCAGCCCGTGCTCGTGGCCAACGGCGTCACCGGAATGCGTGACATGTGGGGGCAGCTCGCTGCGGCGGACTCTATGCGCGCGGCCATCGCGCGGGGCGAGGTGGTCGGTCCCCGCACGGTCATCTCAGGTCACATCCTGGACGCCGCCCCGGCGATCTGGCCGGGGAGCCTCGGCATCAAGGGCGCGGACGCCGCACGGCGCGCCGTCGACTCGTTGGCGAAAGCGGGGGCGGCATTCATCAAGGTGTACTCGCGGCTGAATGAGGAGGAGTTCCGCGCGGCCGGCGAGCAGGCCAAGCGGAACGGACTCCACTTCGCAGGCCACGTGCCGAGCCTCGTGACCGTGGATGAGGCTGTGGCGCAGGGGATGCGCACCATCGAGCATCTCCAGCAGTTCACGACGGCGTGTTCGTCGCGCGAGGCCGAGTTGCGGCAGCAGTATCGCGATGCGGTCGCGTCCCCCAAGAGCTGGGACTCGGCAGCGGTCATGGGCCGCGCACAGCTGAGTATTCAGGTGGAGACGTTCGATGCGGCACGCTGCGCCGCGCTCGCGACCCGCGTCGCGCGCAGCGAGACCTGGCTCGTGCCGACGTTCACGGTGCTGCGATCGGTCGCCTACCTGGACGACAGCACCCTCAAGCAGGACCCGCGACTCGCCTACATCCCGAAGTTCTTCAGTGCGTCGTGGGACCCCAAGCAGGATTTCCGCTTCCGCGCGATCACACCACAGGGTTGGGCCGATCGCAAGCGCATCTACGCACGCCAGCTCGAGATCGGGCGCCTCATGCACCGTGCCGGGGTCAAATTCCTCGCCGGCACCGACCTGTCGAATCCGTGGATCTTCCCCGGCTCCTCGCTCCACGATGAGCTGGCCCACTTCGTGGCCATCGGGATGACACCGCTGCAAGCGCTCCAAACGGCGACCCTTAACCCCGCCCGCTTCTACGCCGCCGTGGACTCGATGGGGACCGTGGGTGTCAACAAGGTCGCCGATCTCGTCGTGCTTGATGGCAATCCGCTGGTCGACATCCGGAACGTCACTCGCGTGTTTGCCGTGGTCGCGAACGGCCGGTTGATCGATCCCCAGCAACGTGCTGCGTTGCTGAAGGACGCCGAGGCGCGCGCGAAGTAG
- a CDS encoding aquaporin family protein, giving the protein MKNMLTEFIGTFFLVLTIGLTVTAGSQFAPLAIGASLMIMVYAGGHISGGHYNPAVSLAAMMRGALPSSQYVPYVISQVLGALVASILVYVITGKTFAPMPGADATTLGALLVEILYTFALCLVVLNVAVAKKTQGNSFYGLAIGFTVVVAAFAGGGISGGAFNPAVGVGPTIINAMMGGGSWSALWLYLVGPLVGGALAATVFGIQEG; this is encoded by the coding sequence ATGAAGAACATGCTCACCGAGTTCATCGGGACCTTTTTCCTGGTCCTCACGATCGGACTCACCGTGACGGCCGGATCCCAGTTCGCCCCGCTGGCGATCGGGGCATCGTTGATGATCATGGTGTATGCCGGTGGACACATCTCGGGGGGACACTACAATCCGGCGGTTTCACTCGCGGCGATGATGCGGGGCGCGCTGCCGTCGTCGCAGTACGTGCCGTACGTGATCAGCCAGGTCCTGGGTGCGCTCGTCGCATCGATCCTCGTCTACGTCATCACGGGCAAAACCTTCGCCCCAATGCCTGGTGCCGACGCGACCACGTTAGGCGCGCTGCTCGTTGAGATCCTCTATACCTTCGCCCTCTGCCTCGTGGTGCTCAACGTTGCCGTGGCGAAGAAGACGCAGGGGAATTCGTTCTACGGCCTCGCGATCGGCTTCACCGTGGTCGTGGCGGCGTTCGCTGGCGGCGGCATCTCCGGCGGGGCGTTCAACCCAGCGGTGGGCGTCGGCCCGACGATCATCAATGCGATGATGGGCGGCGGGTCGTGGAGTGCGCTGTGGTTGTATCTCGTCGGTCCGCTGGTGGGTGGTGCACTCGCGGCGACGGTTTTCGGGATCCAGGAAGGGTAG
- a CDS encoding PD40 domain-containing protein: MLRPVLAVALLAPLALVAQARPDTARWDVTQARGTTRSIDFTTSEGTWMAPDLAPDGSWMVFDLLGHVYRMPVAGGEATALTQNSGVALNFQPRISPDGRTIAFISDRRGQYNLWLMNADGSNPRPVFTDLNATAFEPTWTPDGQYIIVRKGGRGGGEGAPAPGGLWMYHKDGGQGVSLVAAGTGGNNGAPQWPSVSGDGKYLYYQVSMNVEDGEPLSGTRQVRRFTFKDGERLDITAGESGSAAAARFSSGGAAAPEVSPDGRWLAFARHIPDGTLRFKTHEFGPRTALWLRDLRTGAERLLMDPIEPMIGSGSKTIGVLPRYVWARDGRSILITQGGKLRRVDVSSGQVNTIPFTARVQRTLSQMARKEFRISDDPVQAKFLRWPSSSPDGRTIAFQAIGRVYAQNGANGTPRRLTAAPFAPLEFAPAWSPDGRWISFVTWDDTGRGHLWKVPATGGMPQRLTRDPGDYTDPVWSADGRSVIVARGEGATARGRTMTHNVWFDVVRFDANAGAAGDSGVAIALINRPSGMAISGEARRQLPRPSVGPDGRVFWPEERAGSAGARGGTALISVAADGSDKQEHLSFPAADEIIPSPDGRFVAFAEGDNVYVAPMAWGGIGGDAQRIEKRRGQFPVTALTRDGGLFPRWRDNTTLEYGSGVAFYVHHMTTGRTDTLKLALSVPRAVPTGTVALTNARIVTLNKREVIERGTIVVTGSRITCVGRCSTSGIDRVINVSGKTIIPGIVDMHAHHYREWRGMRPRHDFEQAIYLAYGVTTTLDVSMYSQNMFPTAELIEAGEMIGPRGFSTGDNITAGDAARANEVNNPRDALAMVKKMADWGAVSIKQYAQPRRDQRQWMAEASRQVGMNETSEGGFFFENLGFIMDGQTAWEHAFSEVPMYSDGAKFLGKAGATYSPTLVVAGPGAWSIEYWFQESDVWKDAKQRKWFPWRQLVPHTRVRTLRPKTDYAWGLIAQAMADIIAEGGWGALGSHGEHHGLAPHWELWMGASALGNHGALEVASLHGARFLGADKDLGSLEVGKLADLVVLNGNPLQDIRKTADAQFVMKGGRLYDAMSLDEVWPRQVPFGPTYWVNDDALQSNTKGTDWYDRKRP; this comes from the coding sequence ATGCTCCGCCCCGTCCTTGCCGTTGCCCTCCTCGCCCCGCTGGCCCTCGTTGCGCAGGCGCGTCCCGACACCGCCCGCTGGGATGTCACCCAGGCGCGCGGCACCACGCGCTCGATCGACTTCACCACGAGCGAGGGCACCTGGATGGCGCCCGACCTCGCGCCCGATGGGTCGTGGATGGTCTTCGACCTCCTGGGTCACGTGTATCGGATGCCCGTGGCCGGAGGTGAGGCGACGGCGCTCACGCAGAACAGCGGCGTCGCACTGAACTTCCAGCCGCGTATCTCGCCCGACGGCCGGACGATTGCGTTCATCAGTGACCGCCGCGGGCAATACAACCTCTGGCTGATGAACGCGGACGGCTCGAACCCGCGTCCGGTCTTCACCGACCTCAACGCGACCGCCTTCGAGCCGACGTGGACCCCCGACGGGCAGTACATCATCGTGCGGAAGGGCGGGCGTGGCGGCGGGGAGGGCGCACCTGCACCAGGCGGTTTGTGGATGTATCACAAGGACGGCGGCCAGGGCGTCTCGCTGGTCGCGGCTGGCACGGGCGGGAACAATGGCGCCCCGCAGTGGCCGAGTGTGTCCGGGGATGGGAAGTACCTCTATTACCAGGTGAGCATGAACGTCGAGGACGGCGAGCCCTTGTCGGGCACGCGCCAGGTCCGGCGTTTCACCTTCAAGGACGGGGAGCGCCTCGACATCACGGCGGGAGAGAGTGGCAGCGCGGCGGCCGCACGCTTCTCGTCAGGCGGTGCGGCGGCGCCCGAGGTATCGCCGGACGGACGGTGGCTGGCGTTCGCTCGGCACATCCCGGACGGCACCCTGCGCTTCAAGACGCATGAGTTCGGGCCACGCACGGCCCTCTGGCTGCGGGACCTGCGCACCGGCGCGGAACGCCTCCTCATGGACCCGATCGAACCCATGATCGGCAGCGGCTCCAAGACCATCGGCGTGTTGCCGCGCTACGTGTGGGCGCGCGATGGGCGATCGATCCTCATCACGCAGGGCGGCAAGCTGCGACGGGTCGACGTGTCGTCGGGACAGGTGAACACCATCCCGTTCACGGCGCGGGTGCAGCGTACCCTCTCGCAGATGGCCCGCAAGGAGTTCCGCATCAGCGATGACCCGGTGCAGGCGAAGTTCCTCCGTTGGCCGTCGTCCAGTCCCGATGGGCGCACGATCGCCTTCCAGGCCATCGGGCGCGTCTACGCGCAAAACGGCGCGAACGGCACACCCCGTCGATTGACCGCAGCGCCATTCGCCCCGCTCGAGTTCGCACCGGCCTGGTCACCCGATGGGCGCTGGATATCGTTTGTCACCTGGGATGACACCGGACGCGGGCACCTGTGGAAGGTGCCGGCCACGGGCGGGATGCCCCAGCGGCTGACGCGCGATCCCGGGGATTACACGGACCCCGTCTGGAGCGCCGACGGTCGCTCCGTGATCGTCGCTCGGGGTGAGGGTGCCACCGCGCGGGGGCGCACGATGACCCACAACGTCTGGTTCGACGTCGTGCGCTTTGATGCCAACGCCGGCGCCGCCGGTGACTCGGGCGTTGCCATCGCCCTGATCAATCGGCCAAGTGGGATGGCGATCAGCGGTGAGGCACGTCGACAACTGCCGCGGCCCTCGGTGGGACCCGACGGTCGCGTCTTTTGGCCCGAGGAACGCGCGGGATCGGCAGGAGCACGCGGTGGCACTGCGCTGATCTCCGTGGCAGCGGACGGGAGCGATAAGCAGGAACACCTCTCCTTCCCCGCCGCGGACGAGATCATCCCCTCGCCGGATGGTCGCTTTGTCGCGTTTGCCGAAGGCGACAACGTGTACGTCGCCCCGATGGCCTGGGGCGGGATCGGCGGCGATGCGCAGCGCATCGAGAAGCGTCGCGGGCAGTTTCCCGTCACGGCGCTCACGCGCGACGGTGGGCTGTTCCCGCGCTGGCGCGACAACACAACCCTGGAGTACGGAAGCGGCGTCGCATTCTACGTCCACCACATGACCACCGGCCGCACCGATACCCTGAAGCTGGCGCTCAGCGTACCGCGTGCCGTCCCCACCGGGACGGTGGCGCTCACCAATGCCCGCATCGTCACGCTCAACAAGCGCGAAGTCATCGAGCGCGGCACGATCGTCGTCACCGGGAGCCGCATCACCTGCGTGGGCCGTTGCTCAACGAGTGGCATCGACCGGGTCATCAACGTGAGCGGCAAGACGATCATTCCGGGGATCGTCGACATGCATGCGCACCACTATCGCGAGTGGCGCGGGATGCGCCCTCGGCACGACTTCGAGCAGGCCATCTATCTCGCCTACGGGGTGACGACCACCCTGGATGTGTCCATGTACTCGCAGAACATGTTTCCGACCGCCGAGTTGATCGAGGCCGGGGAGATGATCGGGCCGCGCGGCTTCAGCACCGGCGACAACATCACCGCGGGGGACGCCGCGCGGGCGAACGAGGTCAACAACCCGCGGGACGCGCTGGCGATGGTGAAGAAGATGGCTGACTGGGGGGCCGTCTCCATCAAGCAGTACGCTCAACCGCGCCGCGACCAGCGCCAGTGGATGGCGGAAGCCTCGCGCCAGGTCGGGATGAACGAGACCTCGGAGGGCGGCTTCTTCTTCGAGAACCTGGGCTTCATCATGGATGGACAGACCGCCTGGGAGCACGCCTTCAGCGAGGTCCCCATGTACTCGGACGGGGCCAAGTTCCTCGGCAAGGCGGGGGCGACCTACTCGCCGACGCTGGTGGTCGCCGGTCCGGGGGCGTGGAGCATCGAGTATTGGTTCCAGGAGTCCGACGTCTGGAAGGACGCCAAGCAACGCAAGTGGTTCCCGTGGCGACAGCTGGTCCCGCACACCCGCGTGCGCACCCTGCGTCCGAAGACCGACTATGCGTGGGGACTGATCGCACAGGCGATGGCCGACATCATCGCCGAGGGCGGCTGGGGCGCGTTAGGCAGTCACGGGGAGCACCATGGGCTGGCGCCGCACTGGGAGTTGTGGATGGGCGCGTCCGCGTTAGGCAATCACGGCGCCCTGGAGGTCGCTTCGCTGCATGGGGCGCGGTTCCTCGGGGCCGACAAGGACCTCGGCAGCCTGGAGGTCGGGAAGCTGGCGGACCTGGTGGTGCTTAACGGGAACCCGCTGCAGGACATCCGGAAGACCGCCGATGCGCAATTCGTCATGAAGGGCGGCCGCCTGTACGATGCGATGTCACTCGATGAGGTGTGGCCACGCCAGGTGCCCTTTGGCCCGACGTATTGGGTGAACGATGACGCCCTGCAGTCGAATACCAAGGGGACGGACTGGTACGACCGGAAACGCCCTTAA
- a CDS encoding BlaI/MecI/CopY family transcriptional regulator: MQIPVHLTDLQLAIVRLLWDRGECTVVDVQEGLMPDRSLAQTTVATLLTRLEKRGVVSHRTVGRQFIYKAEVTEPVVRHSMVGELTNSLFQGRATALISHLLVEREIDREELGEVKRLIALAEERSYLQVAS; encoded by the coding sequence ATGCAGATCCCCGTCCACCTCACCGATCTTCAGCTTGCCATCGTCCGACTGCTTTGGGACCGGGGTGAGTGTACCGTGGTCGACGTCCAGGAAGGGCTGATGCCCGACCGTAGCCTGGCCCAGACCACGGTCGCGACGCTGTTGACGCGCCTTGAAAAGCGGGGAGTCGTCAGCCACCGCACGGTCGGGCGCCAGTTCATTTACAAGGCGGAAGTCACCGAGCCGGTCGTGCGCCACTCCATGGTCGGCGAGCTCACCAATTCGCTGTTCCAGGGCCGTGCTACGGCCCTCATCTCGCACCTCCTCGTCGAGCGCGAGATTGACCGGGAAGAGCTGGGTGAGGTGAAGCGGCTGATCGCCCTCGCTGAAGAACGGAGCTACCTGCAAGTCGCGTCCTGA
- a CDS encoding M23 family metallopeptidase, with the protein MVVAEGRYDRGFPLLRHVLDASSRHLREPTLRGLVGVLGVMGAAATAGAQDAGCGTIELAPAVPTPGHFFRVHLTGVVGRPIGAEAFGEPLHLGADSLGAMSALAAAPIDASEGQVIVTCDRNGTTATSTVKVSLAPASYPVERLRVDPRFVDPPDSTLAARIARESARAGAVAREAHATPRLWQDPFRAPRPSRVASGYGRARMFNGALQSRHLGTDYAGTMGAPVRALNRGVVRIVGAFYYGGRVVYIDHGAGVTTAYLHLSRHRVAEGDTVARGQVIGDVGATGRVTGPHLHLITRYGGHSLDALSLLKLTAPSAPSR; encoded by the coding sequence GTGGTGGTCGCAGAAGGGAGGTACGACCGCGGCTTTCCGCTCCTCCGCCACGTTCTCGACGCGTCGAGCCGGCACCTGCGGGAGCCCACGCTCCGTGGCCTGGTTGGTGTGCTGGGGGTGATGGGAGCGGCGGCCACGGCGGGGGCGCAAGACGCCGGGTGTGGCACCATCGAGCTCGCGCCCGCCGTGCCAACGCCGGGGCACTTCTTTCGCGTGCACCTGACGGGGGTGGTCGGGCGCCCGATCGGTGCGGAGGCCTTTGGCGAGCCACTTCACCTGGGCGCCGACTCCCTTGGTGCCATGAGCGCCCTCGCTGCGGCGCCGATTGATGCCTCAGAGGGGCAGGTGATCGTGACCTGTGACCGAAATGGGACAACGGCCACGAGCACGGTTAAGGTGTCACTCGCGCCCGCCAGCTACCCCGTGGAACGTCTTCGCGTGGATCCGCGGTTTGTCGACCCGCCCGACAGTACCCTGGCGGCGCGCATCGCGCGCGAGTCGGCACGGGCCGGGGCCGTCGCGCGGGAGGCGCATGCAACGCCTCGCCTCTGGCAGGACCCGTTTCGTGCCCCGCGGCCGTCCCGCGTAGCCAGTGGATACGGTCGTGCTCGCATGTTCAACGGCGCACTGCAAAGTCGCCATCTGGGCACGGACTACGCGGGGACCATGGGGGCGCCGGTGCGCGCGCTCAACCGGGGAGTCGTCCGAATCGTTGGCGCGTTCTACTATGGGGGCCGCGTGGTGTACATCGACCATGGAGCCGGCGTGACGACCGCGTACCTGCACCTTTCACGGCATCGCGTGGCGGAGGGGGATACCGTGGCCCGTGGGCAGGTGATCGGCGACGTGGGGGCGACCGGCCGCGTGACCGGGCCGCACCTCCACCTGATCACGCGGTATGGCGGCCACAGCCTGGATGCGTTGTCTCTCCTCAAGCTGACGGCGCCGTCGGCGCCCAGCCGCTGA
- a CDS encoding Zn-dependent hydrolase: MPSRREFSRTSLAALGAAALGRWPGVDRHVHQGVRVNGERLNGHLKALSAFGANPQGGVSRVAYSEYDKQGREYAMGLMRAAGLTVTIDTAGNIHGTRAGSDPARKPLWFGSHIDSVPEGGNYDGPVGSLGAIEVAQTLQERGIITRHPLHVVLFQNEEGGTVGSRAVVGELHEADLDLGSRSGKTIRNGITFIGGNPARLAEARKQPGEAAAYIELHIEQGGNLDKEQLNIGVVEGIVGIGWWDVTIEGFANHAGTTAMNDRRDAMLAFARYTDMVNRVVTSEPGRQVGTVGMVMAFPGARNVIPGKVQCSLELRDLDNAKITRLFEKVRTECVEIGRATGTTFSFQSTHQSASAMCDPGIMATIASQAKGLGLSHRPMPSGAGHDAQHMAKVCPSAMIFVPSIKGISHAPQEYSTPQDITNGANVLLQTLLALDTK; the protein is encoded by the coding sequence ATGCCGTCTCGCCGTGAGTTCTCCCGCACGTCATTGGCCGCCCTCGGCGCCGCGGCCCTGGGCCGGTGGCCGGGCGTCGATCGACACGTCCACCAGGGCGTCAGGGTAAATGGGGAGCGCCTGAACGGACATCTCAAGGCGCTCTCCGCTTTTGGCGCCAACCCGCAGGGTGGCGTGAGCCGCGTCGCCTACAGCGAGTACGACAAGCAGGGGCGCGAGTACGCAATGGGGCTCATGCGAGCGGCCGGCTTGACCGTCACGATAGACACCGCCGGCAATATCCATGGGACCCGCGCGGGCTCCGACCCGGCGCGCAAACCGCTCTGGTTCGGGTCTCACATCGACTCGGTCCCGGAGGGCGGGAACTACGATGGCCCGGTCGGCAGCCTGGGGGCGATCGAGGTTGCCCAGACCCTGCAGGAACGAGGGATCATCACCCGGCACCCATTGCATGTGGTGCTCTTCCAGAACGAGGAGGGCGGGACGGTTGGCAGTCGGGCCGTGGTCGGTGAGCTGCACGAGGCGGACCTCGACCTTGGCAGCCGGAGTGGCAAGACGATCCGGAACGGGATCACGTTCATCGGTGGGAACCCCGCCAGGCTCGCCGAAGCTCGCAAGCAGCCCGGTGAGGCCGCCGCCTACATCGAGTTGCACATCGAGCAGGGGGGCAATCTCGACAAAGAGCAGCTGAATATCGGCGTGGTCGAGGGGATCGTCGGCATTGGCTGGTGGGACGTGACCATCGAGGGGTTTGCGAACCACGCCGGGACGACCGCGATGAACGACCGACGCGATGCCATGCTCGCCTTCGCGCGCTACACCGACATGGTGAATCGCGTCGTCACCAGCGAGCCGGGCCGCCAGGTCGGTACCGTGGGGATGGTGATGGCCTTCCCGGGGGCGCGTAACGTCATCCCGGGCAAGGTGCAGTGTTCGCTCGAGCTGCGCGACCTCGACAACGCCAAGATCACGCGCTTGTTCGAGAAGGTACGGACGGAATGCGTGGAGATTGGCAGGGCCACGGGCACAACCTTCAGCTTTCAGTCGACGCACCAATCCGCGTCAGCGATGTGCGATCCCGGGATCATGGCGACGATCGCCTCCCAGGCGAAGGGACTTGGTCTGTCGCACCGCCCCATGCCGAGTGGTGCGGGGCATGACGCGCAGCACATGGCCAAGGTCTGCCCCTCAGCGATGATCTTCGTCCCCAGCATCAAGGGGATATCGCACGCCCCGCAGGAATACTCCACGCCGCAAGACATCACCAACGGCGCGAACGTCCTCCTGCAGACCCTGCTGGCCCTCGACACGAAGTAA
- a CDS encoding carbohydrate binding family 9 domain-containing protein, translated as MMHRLVALCALVAPLGAAAQSRETDTRARVIRTALPVVIDGRDADPVWAQAPRVDQFRQFAPAEDGVPTFRTEVRAAYDDRRLYVFVRAFDPHPDSLLSLLSRRDVRTNSDQLKIIIDGYHDRRTGIELMVNPAGVKRDGAIYGDIIEDMTWDGIWDVGVLIDSLGWTAEFAVPFSQVRFNAGASDFGFGVWRDIARLNERVSWPTYRTSVQTLASQLGTLEGFSGLTRASRLELLPYSVTKNVTEVAPKGWNHPQQLAGGLDVKYGLTSNMTVDATVNPDFGQVEADPAILNLTAFEVRFEERRPFFQEGGGLFRCGGPCEGIFYTRRIGRTPQLRSAPGDPVATTILGAGKVTGRLKNGLSLGLVEAVTRREVGVGGQTIEPRTNYLVARAVKELRQGRSSFGMMATAVNRDLDAETAPFLRRDAFTVVAQGFHRFARETWEVMGYTGQNLVRGSAEAIARTQLSSVHYYQRPDHEARFDATRTSLGGGVIGGSLSKLRGQVRYSNFVRAAGPGLELNDLGFVPLVNDVSIRQTVSFQGLRPTRFYRRTFNSLSSEQHWTTGGLPAGSNVTLHTSAEFPNFWGGAFTYRSVDVGASHCMSCARGGPAVRQSAKHDFSINIQGDPRPAFVPSLDIGFGAGDDRNSYGIGVGLNLEMRVASNLSLSVGPNYVHRNDDQQWVTNAGATFSDTTHYTFAHLRQRTLAVTTRANWTLSPTLSFQFYGQPFISTGAFTDWRELADPRARDYAARFRPYGAGANPSGFNVKQFNSNAVVRWEYRPGSALFVVWQQGRSQGDRNLGTFDWSRDVRDLFRAHPDNTLLLKASWWLNP; from the coding sequence GTGATGCATCGCCTGGTTGCCCTCTGTGCCCTCGTCGCTCCCCTCGGTGCGGCGGCGCAATCGCGTGAGACGGACACGCGTGCGCGCGTGATCCGGACCGCGCTGCCGGTGGTGATCGACGGGCGCGACGCGGATCCCGTGTGGGCGCAGGCGCCACGCGTCGACCAGTTCCGCCAGTTCGCCCCCGCAGAGGACGGGGTGCCGACCTTTCGCACGGAGGTGCGCGCGGCCTACGACGACCGTCGACTGTACGTGTTTGTCCGTGCGTTCGACCCCCATCCGGACAGCTTGCTCAGTCTCCTGAGTCGCCGGGATGTGCGCACCAACTCCGACCAGCTCAAGATCATCATCGACGGTTACCATGACCGTCGGACGGGGATCGAGCTGATGGTGAATCCGGCGGGGGTCAAGCGTGATGGCGCGATCTATGGCGACATTATCGAGGACATGACATGGGACGGCATCTGGGATGTGGGGGTGTTGATCGACTCGCTCGGTTGGACCGCGGAGTTTGCCGTGCCGTTCAGCCAGGTGCGCTTTAACGCCGGGGCGTCGGACTTTGGCTTTGGCGTCTGGCGGGACATCGCACGGCTGAATGAACGCGTCTCCTGGCCGACCTACCGCACCTCGGTCCAGACGTTGGCGTCGCAGCTGGGCACGCTCGAGGGGTTTTCGGGGCTGACACGCGCGAGTCGCCTCGAACTGCTGCCGTATTCAGTCACCAAGAACGTGACCGAAGTCGCGCCCAAGGGGTGGAACCACCCGCAACAACTTGCAGGCGGCCTCGACGTGAAGTACGGGCTGACCTCCAACATGACGGTGGATGCGACGGTGAACCCGGACTTTGGCCAGGTGGAAGCGGATCCGGCGATCCTCAACCTCACGGCATTCGAGGTGCGGTTTGAGGAGCGTCGGCCGTTCTTCCAGGAAGGGGGCGGCCTGTTCCGATGTGGTGGGCCGTGTGAGGGGATCTTCTACACCCGACGCATCGGGCGCACGCCCCAACTGCGAAGTGCTCCTGGCGACCCGGTAGCCACAACCATCCTGGGGGCAGGCAAGGTGACCGGGCGACTCAAGAACGGGTTGTCGCTGGGGCTTGTAGAGGCCGTCACTCGGCGCGAAGTAGGGGTAGGTGGGCAGACCATCGAGCCGCGCACCAACTACCTGGTCGCCCGTGCGGTGAAGGAATTGCGCCAGGGGCGTTCGTCCTTCGGCATGATGGCGACGGCGGTCAACCGGGACCTGGACGCGGAGACCGCCCCCTTCCTGCGGCGCGATGCCTTCACCGTGGTGGCCCAGGGGTTCCATCGGTTTGCCCGAGAGACGTGGGAGGTGATGGGGTACACCGGGCAGAACCTGGTGCGTGGGAGTGCGGAGGCGATCGCGCGCACGCAGCTGAGCTCGGTCCACTACTACCAGCGCCCGGACCATGAAGCGCGTTTTGATGCGACGCGTACGTCGCTGGGCGGTGGGGTGATCGGCGGGAGCCTGTCGAAGCTCCGCGGGCAGGTGCGCTACAGCAACTTTGTGCGCGCGGCCGGTCCGGGGCTGGAGCTGAACGACCTGGGTTTTGTGCCGTTGGTGAACGATGTCTCGATCCGGCAGACGGTGTCGTTCCAGGGGCTGCGTCCCACGCGGTTCTACCGGCGAACCTTCAACTCGCTCTCGAGTGAACAGCATTGGACCACTGGGGGGCTCCCCGCCGGCTCCAACGTGACGCTGCACACGTCGGCCGAGTTTCCGAACTTCTGGGGCGGAGCGTTTACCTACCGGTCGGTGGACGTGGGTGCGTCGCACTGCATGTCGTGTGCGCGCGGCGGGCCGGCGGTGCGCCAGTCGGCCAAGCACGACTTCTCGATCAACATCCAGGGTGATCCCCGCCCGGCCTTCGTGCCGTCGCTCGACATCGGGTTCGGGGCGGGAGACGACCGCAACTCCTACGGGATTGGCGTGGGACTCAACCTGGAGATGCGCGTGGCCAGCAACTTGTCGCTGAGCGTGGGGCCCAACTACGTGCACCGCAACGACGACCAGCAATGGGTGACGAATGCTGGCGCGACGTTCAGTGACACTACGCACTACACGTTTGCTCACCTGCGGCAGCGCACGCTGGCCGTCACCACGCGGGCGAACTGGACCCTGTCGCCCACCCTCTCGTTCCAGTTCTACGGGCAGCCGTTCATCAGCACGGGGGCGTTCACCGACTGGCGGGAGTTGGCGGACCCGCGCGCGCGCGACTACGCGGCGCGCTTCCGGCCGTACGGTGCCGGCGCGAATCCGTCGGGGTTCAACGTCAAGCAGTTCAACAGCAACGCGGTGGTCCGGTGGGAGTATCGGCCCGGATCGGCGTTGTTCGTCGTTTGGCAGCAAGGGCGCTCCCAGGGGGACCGCAACCTCGGCACGTTTGACTGGTCGCGCGACGTGCGCGACCTCTTCCGCGCCCATCCGGACAACACGCTGCTGCTCAAGGCGAGCTGGTGGCTGAACCCATAG